A section of the Melopsittacus undulatus isolate bMelUnd1 chromosome 3, bMelUnd1.mat.Z, whole genome shotgun sequence genome encodes:
- the LOC115947193 gene encoding protein scribble homolog produces MVRRARSNRDDDTKVLDSIKWLPKSPKLYGGHNWSSQGSRWSSLKGKESFHCGNLYKFSSANGKWREGRISPEQEAEELEDPDDEPISKFSGSLFDTDESMRDQRNTRTGLQEKHKLAMKGKTLSGANIKVQPPISAAGSFPSESGRILEESRAVDVPQPPLKVTITVCSQMGSLGISIAGGKGSSPCKDNDEGIVIARLQKDGPTDLAGVQAGDRVAEASVVSEPNTIDAGPIEASSKGSPFPTVNHIITIPRIILTRPSTSDEDNDQLPPDPDDFEPEEPDSTEGHVYSDCLNSAFYPP; encoded by the exons ATGGTGAGAAGAGCCAG ATCTAATAGAGATGATGACACCAAGGTGCTG GACTCTATTAAGTGGCTTCCCAAGTCTCCTAAACTGTATGGTGGGCACAACTGGAGCTCCCAGGGCTCTCGCTGGTCCTCgttgaaaggaaaggaaagtttTCACTGTGGAAACTTGTACAAATTCAGCTCTGCTAATGGAAaatggagggaaggaaggatcAGCCCCGAGCAAGAAGCAGAGGAACTGGAGGATCCTGATGAT GAACCTATTTCCAAGTTTTCTGGCAGTCTGTTTGATACTGACGAGAGCATGAGAGATCAAAGAAACACCAGAACAGGTCTTCAAGAAAAGCACAAGTTGGCAATGAAAGGGAAGACTCTTTCAGGGGCTAACATTAAAGTGCAGCCACCCAtctcagcagcaggcagcttcCCCAGTGAGAGTGGACGCATCCTGGAGGAATCGAGGGCAGTTGATGTGCCACAGCCCCCGCTGAAG GTAACCATTACTGTGTGCAGTCAAATGGGGAGTCTTGGTATTAGCATTGCTGGTGGAAAGGGCTCATCTCCATGTAAAGACAACGATGAG GGGATCGTGATTGCACGGCTGCAGAAAGACGGTCCAACAGACTTGGCTGGGGTACAAGCAGGAGACAGAGTGGCAGAG gcatCCGTCGTTTCAGAACCCAACACTATTGATGCTGGTCCCATTGAAGCTTCATCCAAGGGCAGTCCCTTCCCAACAGTAAACCACATCATAACA ATACCTCGAATAATCCTCACACGTCCTTCCACTTCTGATGAAGATAATGACCAGTTGCCTCCAGACCCGGATGACTTTGAGCCTGAGGAACCTGACAGCACAGAAGGCCATGTTTATTCAGACTGTCTGAACAGTGCTTTTTACCCTCCCTAA